The sequence ACCGATCTGAGTAGCAATATTTGCATAAGCAGGCTTAACACCCACAACAACAAGGTGATGTGTTGATTCCGGAAGCATGTATACACCGGTAATAGGGATTCCCTGTTCACGCAGCATTTTATCCATTTCCAGGCCAAGAGAGAACGATCTTAAAAGCTGACCCTCATCTGTCGGTATTCCCATATTGGACATAGCCATAATAGGTTTTTTTCTCATAGTTATTGTCTTAACCCGGTAGACAGTTCTCGGTTCACGCGGGCTGGTTCTGTAGCCTGTGTACTCACCGAATGGCGCTTCATCAATATTAACATTCGGTACAAGCACGCCCTCGATGATGATTTCCGCATGTGCCGGAACATAAAGATCACTGGTAACGCACTTTGTTACTTCTACAGGTTCTCCCATGAGGAGACTTGTAAACTCGTCTTCAGGAATCTGTGCTGGTGCACAGCTTGCAATTGCCGACAAAGGATCCGGGTTAACAACTACGGCAAAAGGCATTGGTATATTTCTGGGTGCAAATTTATTGTGGAACATTTTGCCCATATCCGAGAATGGAAGCACCGGTCCTACCATTGTCTTTTCATCAAAGGCCATCTGACGGTACATACCCCAGTTGATGGCAGGAGTATCAAAATCCTTTGCTACTACAAATTGCCATGTTCCTATGTATCTTCCGCCGTCACCGTCATGGACCATAGGTGCAGGGAGATTCAATATGTTGGCGTCGTCGCCTTCGAGAACAATCTCCTGGCAGGGTGCATTCTTGATAATCTTCGCGGGTTTTGCCTTTCCCTGGACAGTGGTCCTCTTTAAATACTCTTTGGAAATCTCAGGAATCGGTGTCGCCGGATCAAGACCGAATGCAATTGCAAGCCTTCTGTATGTAGCGATAGGCGCGCCAACGCATTCAAAACCCGGATAATCTTTAATGTTTTTAAAAAAGACAGCTGGGCCCTTTTTCTCACATGTTCTCCGGACAATTGCACCCATCTCCAGATCCCAGTCC is a genomic window of Pseudomonadota bacterium containing:
- the ppcA gene encoding phenylphosphate carboxylase subunit alpha, with the translated sequence MAYKYYKDNRSFIEACVKTGDAIVVNEKVDWDLEMGAIVRRTCEKKGPAVFFKNIKDYPGFECVGAPIATYRRLAIAFGLDPATPIPEISKEYLKRTTVQGKAKPAKIIKNAPCQEIVLEGDDANILNLPAPMVHDGDGGRYIGTWQFVVAKDFDTPAINWGMYRQMAFDEKTMVGPVLPFSDMGKMFHNKFAPRNIPMPFAVVVNPDPLSAIASCAPAQIPEDEFTSLLMGEPVEVTKCVTSDLYVPAHAEIIIEGVLVPNVNIDEAPFGEYTGYRTSPREPRTVYRVKTITMRKKPIMAMSNMGIPTDEGQLLRSFSLGLEMDKMLREQGIPITGVYMLPESTHHLVVVGVKPAYANIATQIGQLCFGSKLGPWFHMLVVVDDKTNIYDKDELIHALSTKCHPVNGIRVEKFGVGTPLNPYATPAERRLGTAGKVIFDCTFPLDWSASDVPIKVSFDNVYPKEIQDKVLSKWKKYGFKE